The genomic interval ATTACCTCCTTAAAAAAAACATAGATGCTAAAGAAAAAAGTATCGAACTGATATTCGGAGGAAATGAAATTAAGCAGGTTGAAATTGAAAAGCTAAAAAATAAGTTAAAGAATTATGAGCTTGAAGGTGCAAATCTTGAAATCAAACAAGGTTTCGCATATCTGAAGGAAGATAAAAAACTGAATCAGCCGAATCCTTTAAGTGATGTTCTTGCCCAAAAGGAAAAACAGCTTCAGGAATTAACTGCGAAGGCAGATAGTATCAGAACAGATTCATTAAATTATATGCAGCTTGTAAAAGAAGCTAAAGCAATGTATCCGGATCTAAAAGATTTATCTGCATCCCCTTTAATATCGGCGGATAATTTTACAATGTCAGATTCTCTCACGGTGGCGTATATGAAATTTTCCAGACTGCCCGGTTCTGCTGATAAAGTGAAATTACAGAACTGGCTTGAAGCAAAGCTAAACAAAAAAATTATTATGGTTATTGAAAAATAATTTACACAACGCAAATCCTTCTCAATATACCTTTCTCAATATACCTTTCTCAAAAAAACTCCAAACCCTGATTAATTTATCGGAATTTTTATAATTACTTTAACTTTAAATTAACTTATGGAATCAGCAAAGAACAAACCTTATCTGAAACTCCTTCTCATGGTTGTATTTTCTTTTATCTCAATGTACATCCTTATGTTTGCAATGGTAGATGTATTTGCAAATGTCTATCCAAGCCGTAACCATTTCTATATGGCTGCAGTAATGACAGCTCCGATGGTTATTATTGAATTAATTTTGATGAGCAAAATGTACCCGAGCAAAAAAAGAAATATTGTAATCATTGCATTCAGTACAGTAGCGCTTATCGGTTTTTTTATGATGATAAGAAACCAGACTGCCATTGGAAATGAACAGTTTTTAAGATCAATGATTCCGCATCACGCAGGAGCAATTCTGATGTGCAAGGAGTCTTCTTTTGACGACCCTGAAATAAAAAAATTGTGCGAGAAAATTTCTGCAGGACAACAGGAAGAAATTGACCAGATGAAAGCAATATTGCAAAGACTTGAACATAAATAAGCGTCTGGCTAATAATAATGCATTCAAAATATTTGTGGTAAAATATTGAGCAAGAACTATTAAAAATAAGGCTATTAGAATTATTTACTTTGATTAAAGTAAATTTTATGGGCGCTGAAGATTTCACAAAATTAAATCCCTAATGATTTAAATTGTAATCATTATTCGGGAGTTCAAATTATTTTTTGTCATCTTAAGATACCAACTCAGAAATCTTTTTATTTTTTACTCCCTATTATACTCCAATAATTATATAAAAAGCCCGATAAATTTAAAACTTACCGGGCTTTCGTATTTTAAAATATTTTTAAATTTTTGTTTGTTTTATTTTACAATTACCATTCTCTTCACATCCGAAAACTTATCTGCGGTCAGCTTATAAAAATATATCCCGCTGGATAAATTCTTCGCATCAAATTGAACAGAATAATATCCTGCATCTTTAATTTCATTAACCAGAGCAGATACTTCTCTACCATTCATATCATATATCTTCAATGAAACGAAACTGTTCGATGGCAATTGATAACTAATATTTGTTGAAGGATTAAACGGGTTTGGGTAATTCTGGGCCAGATTGTACTTTGCAGGTATCCCTATGATAACCTCTTCAGATAAATCATGAAACCCAAAATTACCATTATAATCTATCTGCTTAAGGCGATAATTATAGTGCCCCGTGTTTAATCCAATATCAGTGAATGAGTAGCTGTGCTGGTTGTTAGTTGTTCCGTGTCCCTGTACGAAATTTATTTTTTTCCATTCACCACCGGAAGATTTTCTCTCTATTTCAAAGCCGGAGTTATTTACTTCAGATACAGTTGCCCAATTTAATGTTACATTTCTTCCATTCAGTGATGAAGTAAATGATGAATACTCAACGGGAAGAAGGTTATCCACATTTCCTGCGACTCCAAAATCGGAGAATGATGTCCCGGCGTTATAATACAAAACCGGATTTGTAATTGTGCCTGTTGATACCGAAAAATTTGAATTAGACCACGTCCAGGGGTTTCCGCTGTTTACTCTTTTTACTATTGCTATGTAATTTAAGTTTGATATATTCGGTATTGCACCACCTGTCAGCTCTAAATTGTAATTAGGAGATGCAAGCCCGTCGCCCGCAGTTATCGTCCAGTATTGAGGAGCAAGATTAATAAGGTTTACATTTCCCATGCTCGGACCTGTGGGGAGATAATTCCCGTCACCCTGATCCGGCAGTAAGCCCGAACCCGAGTTGTGAAAC from Bacteroidota bacterium carries:
- a CDS encoding DUF305 domain-containing protein, which encodes MESAKNKPYLKLLLMVVFSFISMYILMFAMVDVFANVYPSRNHFYMAAVMTAPMVIIELILMSKMYPSKKRNIVIIAFSTVALIGFFMMIRNQTAIGNEQFLRSMIPHHAGAILMCKESSFDDPEIKKLCEKISAGQQEEIDQMKAILQRLEHK